One Streptomyces sp. ML-6 genomic region harbors:
- the aceB gene encoding malate synthase A, with the protein MSAPAPSPLAIVDAEPLPRQDEVLTEAALAFVAELHRRFTPRRDELLARRGERRAEIARTSTLDFLPETAAIRADDSWRVAPAPAALNDRRVEITGPTDRKMTINALNSGARVWLADFEDASAPTWENVVLGQLNLIDAYTRAIDFTDPRSGKSYALKPAEELATVVTRPRGWHLNERHLQLDGVPVPGALVDFGLYFFHNAQRLIDLGKGPYFYLPKTESHLEARLWNDIFIFAQDYVGIPQGTVRATVLIETITAAYEMEEILYELRDHASGLNAGRWDYLFSIVKNFRDGGAKFVLPDRNAVTMTAPFMRAYTELLVRTCHKRGAHAIGGMAAFIPSRRDAEVNKVAFEKVKADKDREARDGFDGSWVAHPDLVPIAMASFDAVLGEKPNQKERLREDVSVAAGDLIAIDSLDARPTYEGLRNAVAVGIRYIEAWLRGLGAVAIFNLMEDAATAEISRSQIWQWINADVVFENGEHATADLARRVAAEELAAIRAEIGEEAFAAGKWQQAHDLLLTVSLDQDYADFLTLPAYEQLG; encoded by the coding sequence ATGTCCGCACCAGCGCCGTCCCCGCTGGCCATCGTCGATGCCGAGCCCCTGCCCAGGCAGGACGAGGTCCTGACCGAAGCGGCCCTCGCGTTCGTGGCCGAGCTGCACCGGCGGTTCACGCCCCGCCGTGACGAACTGCTCGCCCGCCGGGGCGAACGCCGCGCCGAGATCGCCCGCACCTCCACGCTGGACTTCCTGCCCGAGACGGCGGCGATCCGCGCGGACGACTCCTGGCGCGTCGCACCGGCCCCGGCCGCGCTGAACGACCGCCGGGTGGAGATCACCGGTCCGACCGACCGCAAGATGACCATCAACGCCCTGAACTCGGGCGCCCGGGTCTGGCTCGCCGACTTCGAGGACGCGTCCGCCCCCACGTGGGAGAACGTCGTCCTCGGCCAGCTCAATCTGATCGACGCCTACACCCGCGCCATCGACTTCACGGACCCCAGGTCCGGCAAGTCGTACGCCCTGAAGCCCGCCGAGGAGCTCGCCACGGTCGTCACCCGCCCGCGCGGCTGGCACCTGAACGAGCGCCACCTCCAGCTGGACGGCGTCCCGGTGCCGGGCGCGCTGGTCGACTTCGGCCTCTACTTCTTCCACAACGCCCAGCGCCTCATCGACCTCGGCAAGGGCCCGTACTTCTACCTCCCGAAGACGGAGTCCCACCTGGAGGCCCGCCTCTGGAACGACATCTTCATCTTCGCCCAGGACTACGTCGGCATCCCGCAGGGCACGGTCCGCGCGACCGTCCTCATCGAGACGATCACCGCCGCGTACGAGATGGAGGAGATCCTCTACGAACTCCGCGACCACGCCTCCGGGCTGAACGCGGGCCGTTGGGACTACCTCTTCTCCATCGTCAAGAACTTCCGCGACGGCGGCGCCAAGTTCGTCCTCCCGGACCGCAACGCGGTGACGATGACCGCCCCGTTCATGCGCGCGTACACCGAACTCCTCGTCCGCACCTGCCACAAGCGCGGCGCGCACGCCATCGGCGGCATGGCGGCCTTCATCCCGTCCCGCCGCGACGCCGAGGTCAACAAGGTCGCCTTCGAGAAGGTCAAGGCCGACAAGGACCGCGAGGCCCGCGACGGCTTCGACGGCTCCTGGGTCGCCCACCCGGACCTGGTGCCGATCGCCATGGCCTCCTTCGACGCGGTCCTCGGCGAGAAGCCGAACCAGAAGGAGCGCCTGCGCGAGGACGTCTCGGTGGCCGCCGGTGACCTGATCGCCATCGACAGCCTGGACGCCCGTCCCACGTACGAGGGCCTGCGCAACGCCGTCGCAGTCGGCATCCGCTACATCGAGGCCTGGCTGCGCGGCCTGGGCGCGGTCGCCATCTTCAACCTGATGGAGGACGCCGCCACCGCGGAGATCTCCCGTTCGCAGATCTGGCAGTGGATCAACGCGGACGTGGTCTTCGAGAACGGCGAGCACGCCACCGCGGACCTGGCCCGCCGGGTCGCGGCCGA
- a CDS encoding nucleotidyltransferase family protein, translating to MTRTTRATDRTPAVAGLLLAAGGGRRLGGRPKALLEHRGRPLVEHAVRVLRDGGCDPVHVVLGAAADEVRARADLSGCVVTVNPEWARGMGSSLRAGLGALSDAGADAALVLLVDQPGIGARAVDRVRSAYRSRKSLAAAAYDGERGHPVLFGADLWAEVAAGAVGDRGARGYLRERRDAITLVECSDVAQAYDIDTVEDLGHLE from the coding sequence ATGACTCGAACGACACGGGCCACCGATCGGACCCCCGCGGTCGCCGGACTGCTGCTCGCCGCGGGCGGCGGGCGGCGGCTCGGCGGACGGCCCAAGGCACTGCTCGAACACCGCGGCCGGCCCCTGGTCGAGCACGCGGTGCGGGTGCTGCGGGACGGCGGCTGCGACCCCGTCCACGTGGTGCTGGGCGCCGCCGCCGACGAGGTGCGGGCCCGCGCCGACCTCTCCGGCTGCGTCGTGACCGTCAACCCCGAATGGGCGCGGGGCATGGGCTCGTCGCTGCGGGCGGGGCTCGGGGCGCTCAGCGACGCGGGGGCCGACGCGGCGCTGGTCCTGCTGGTGGACCAGCCGGGCATCGGCGCCCGGGCGGTGGACCGGGTGCGTTCGGCGTACCGCTCCCGGAAAAGCCTGGCGGCGGCCGCGTACGACGGGGAGCGCGGCCATCCGGTGCTGTTCGGGGCCGACCTGTGGGCGGAGGTGGCGGCGGGCGCGGTGGGCGACCGGGGGGCCCGCGGCTATCTGCGGGAGCGCCGCGATGCGATCACGCTCGTCGAGTGTTCCGATGTGGCCCAGGCGTACGACATCGACACGGTGGAGGATCTCGGGCACCTGGAGTGA
- a CDS encoding DUF5955 family protein, with amino-acid sequence MGQTRVAGSGEDPRVTELRTAVSRLRRELAGHPAEFPDRGIAEDELAALDAMALSGVPEIPRLRRSLLLIAGAIGSVSALASALRDVRVAVDLFGEPPRG; translated from the coding sequence GTGGGGCAGACGCGGGTGGCCGGCAGCGGCGAGGACCCGAGGGTGACGGAACTGCGCACGGCGGTCTCCCGGCTCCGCCGCGAACTGGCCGGGCACCCCGCGGAATTCCCGGACCGGGGCATCGCCGAGGACGAACTGGCCGCGCTCGACGCGATGGCGCTCAGCGGTGTGCCGGAGATCCCGCGCCTGCGCCGTTCGCTGCTGCTGATCGCGGGTGCGATCGGCTCGGTCAGCGCCCTGGCCTCCGCGCTCAGGGACGTACGGGTCGCCGTCGACCTCTTCGGGGAACCGCCGCGCGGCTGA
- a CDS encoding response regulator transcription factor: MTSPTPDPIRLLLADDHPVVRAGLRAVLDSEPGFRVVAEAATAERAVALAAASGIDVVLMDLQFGAGMHGSQATAAITAEPDAPRVLILTTYDSDADILAAVEAGAAGYLLKDAPPEELAAAVRTAAAGRSALAPSVAHRLMDRMRTPAQALTKRELEVLQLVGEGLSNHQISKKLFLSQATVKSHLVHIYAKLGVDSRTSAVAAATARRLIRR; this comes from the coding sequence ATGACCTCGCCCACGCCCGATCCCATCAGGCTGCTGCTCGCCGACGACCACCCGGTGGTACGGGCGGGGCTGCGCGCCGTCCTGGACTCCGAGCCCGGCTTCCGGGTGGTGGCCGAGGCGGCCACCGCCGAGCGGGCCGTCGCGCTCGCGGCGGCCAGCGGGATCGACGTCGTCCTCATGGACCTGCAGTTCGGCGCGGGCATGCACGGTTCGCAGGCCACCGCGGCCATCACGGCGGAGCCGGACGCCCCCCGGGTCCTGATCCTGACCACGTACGACTCGGACGCCGACATCCTGGCCGCGGTCGAGGCGGGGGCAGCGGGCTATCTGCTGAAGGACGCCCCGCCGGAGGAGCTGGCGGCGGCGGTGCGCACGGCGGCGGCCGGCCGGTCGGCGCTCGCGCCCTCCGTCGCCCACCGACTCATGGACCGGATGCGGACCCCCGCCCAGGCGCTGACCAAGCGCGAGCTGGAGGTCCTCCAGCTGGTCGGCGAGGGTCTGTCGAACCACCAGATCAGCAAGAAGCTGTTCCTCAGCCAGGCGACGGTGAAGTCCCACCTGGTGCACATCTACGCCAAGCTGGGCGTGGACTCCCGCACCTCGGCGGTCGCGGCGGCCACGGCGCGCCGGCTGATCCGCCGCTGA
- a CDS encoding sensor histidine kinase — protein sequence MDSRAHPPVAAALRLCLHALLVGLLALAALRAVGTGTPYSAAAVVVCVLTVAVYAAGALAPAVQPRTRAAALWLAVLGAGWLVLLALSPDALWVAFPLYFLQLHLLPTRWSLPAVAVTALAAIAGFTLHGQAVTPGAFIGPLLGAAVAVATVLGYEALFRESERRRELIEELVSTRAELAEAEHTAGTLAERERLAREIHDTLAQGLSSIQLLLRAAERTLPEDAPATAHVRRAREAAQDNLAEARRFVRALSPPDLENGSLAAALERLSSRTTAPGLTVQFAVSGAPVELPTPYEVALLRTAQSALANTVRHAAARRAEITLSFMDTSVSLDVVDDGRGFTPGDAPAAADTGTGGFGLPAMRSRARSLGGTLSVESAPGQGTAVALTLPLPLPDGRPGQDAA from the coding sequence ATGGATTCCCGCGCCCATCCCCCGGTCGCCGCCGCACTGCGGCTGTGTCTGCATGCGCTGCTGGTCGGGCTGCTCGCCCTCGCGGCGCTGCGGGCCGTCGGTACCGGCACCCCGTACTCCGCCGCCGCCGTCGTGGTCTGCGTCCTGACGGTCGCGGTGTACGCGGCGGGCGCGCTCGCCCCCGCCGTGCAGCCGCGCACCCGGGCGGCCGCCCTGTGGCTGGCGGTGCTGGGCGCCGGGTGGCTGGTGCTGCTCGCCCTGTCGCCCGACGCGCTGTGGGTGGCCTTCCCGCTGTACTTCCTCCAGCTGCACCTGTTGCCGACGCGCTGGTCCCTGCCCGCCGTCGCGGTCACCGCGCTCGCCGCCATCGCCGGTTTCACCCTGCACGGCCAGGCCGTCACGCCGGGCGCCTTCATCGGCCCGCTGCTCGGCGCGGCGGTCGCGGTCGCGACGGTCCTGGGGTACGAGGCGCTGTTCCGGGAGAGCGAACGGCGCCGGGAACTCATCGAGGAGCTGGTGTCCACCCGGGCGGAGCTGGCCGAGGCCGAACACACCGCGGGCACCCTCGCCGAACGCGAACGGCTGGCGCGGGAGATCCACGACACCCTGGCGCAGGGCCTGTCCAGCATCCAGCTGCTGCTGCGTGCCGCCGAACGCACCCTGCCCGAGGACGCCCCCGCCACCGCGCACGTCCGCCGGGCCCGCGAGGCCGCCCAGGACAATCTCGCCGAGGCCCGCCGTTTCGTGCGCGCCCTCTCCCCGCCCGACCTGGAGAACGGTTCGCTGGCGGCGGCCCTGGAGCGGCTCTCGTCGCGGACGACGGCTCCCGGTCTCACGGTGCAGTTCGCGGTGAGCGGCGCCCCGGTGGAGCTGCCGACCCCGTACGAGGTGGCGTTGCTGCGCACCGCGCAGTCGGCGCTCGCCAACACGGTGCGGCACGCCGCGGCCCGGCGGGCGGAGATCACCCTCAGCTTCATGGACACCTCGGTGTCGCTGGACGTCGTCGACGACGGCCGCGGCTTCACCCCCGGGGACGCGCCGGCCGCCGCGGACACCGGAACCGGGGGTTTCGGACTGCCCGCGATGCGTTCGCGGGCCCGTTCGCTGGGCGGCACGCTCAGCGTCGAGTCGGCGCCCGGTCAGGGCACCGCCGTCGCCCTCACCCTTCCCCTTCCGCTGCCCGACGGCCGGCCAGGACAGGACGCCGCATGA
- a CDS encoding ABC transporter permease — MFVAWRDLRFAKGRFALMGTVVVLITLLVGLLSGLTAGLARENTSAVTGLDADHLAFAAPPDGRSVSFTDSVVAEDAWRSWAARPGVRDAQPLGIRTLNAAADEGRRTAAVSAFGVEPDGGLAPEGARVGAGEVALSGSAAAELDAAPGDRLRLGGTEVTVASVAGDASYSHTPVVWTSLDDWQRLGADGAGGERHATVIALTTDDGADLAAGDRAARTSTLALADSLTAIGSYQAENGSLQLMRGFLFVISALVIGAFFTVWTIQRSGDVAVLKALGASTPYLLRDALGQAVVMLVIGTGAGAALASGIGALISGGTVPFVLDVTTVLVPSAVMIVLGALGAALSIRRITAVDPLTALGSAR, encoded by the coding sequence ATGTTCGTCGCATGGAGAGATCTTCGGTTCGCCAAGGGCCGGTTCGCGCTCATGGGCACGGTCGTGGTGCTGATCACGCTGCTCGTGGGTCTGTTGTCCGGGCTCACGGCCGGCCTCGCCCGGGAGAACACCTCGGCCGTCACGGGGCTGGACGCCGACCACCTGGCGTTCGCCGCCCCGCCCGACGGCCGGTCGGTGTCCTTCACCGACTCCGTCGTCGCGGAGGACGCCTGGCGGAGCTGGGCGGCCCGGCCCGGGGTGCGCGACGCGCAGCCGCTCGGCATCCGCACCCTGAACGCCGCCGCCGACGAGGGGCGGCGCACGGCGGCGGTGTCGGCGTTCGGCGTGGAACCGGACGGCGGCCTCGCGCCCGAGGGCGCGCGGGTCGGCGCGGGCGAGGTGGCGCTGTCCGGGTCGGCCGCCGCCGAGCTGGACGCCGCGCCCGGCGACCGGCTGCGGCTCGGCGGCACCGAGGTCACCGTCGCGTCGGTCGCGGGGGACGCCTCGTACAGCCACACCCCCGTCGTGTGGACCTCGCTCGACGACTGGCAGCGCCTCGGGGCGGACGGCGCGGGCGGGGAGCGGCACGCCACGGTGATCGCGCTGACCACCGACGACGGCGCCGACCTCGCCGCGGGCGACCGGGCCGCCCGCACCAGCACCCTCGCCCTGGCGGACTCCCTCACCGCGATCGGCTCCTACCAGGCGGAGAACGGCTCGCTCCAGCTCATGCGCGGTTTCCTCTTCGTCATCTCCGCCCTCGTCATCGGCGCCTTCTTCACCGTCTGGACCATTCAGCGCAGCGGTGACGTCGCCGTGCTCAAGGCGCTCGGCGCCTCCACCCCGTACCTGCTGCGCGACGCGCTCGGGCAGGCCGTCGTGATGCTCGTCATCGGTACGGGCGCGGGCGCCGCGCTCGCCTCCGGCATCGGCGCGCTGATCAGCGGCGGGACGGTGCCGTTCGTCCTCGACGTGACGACCGTGCTGGTCCCGTCCGCCGTCATGATCGTCCTCGGCGCGCTCGGGGCGGCCCTGTCCATCCGGCGGATCACCGCCGTCGACCCGCTCACCGCACTCGGGAGTGCCCGATGA